The genomic interval CCACGAGTAATTGAATATGTGCAGGCACAAGGATATCAGTTTGTGACTTTATCAGAGATTATGTAGTTTTATTAGTTTATTCTAAGGAAGCAACACCTCTTTGGTCTAACAGCTTTAAATGCAAACTTGTAGGATATGCTATATCGTTATATAATAATCTAGCTGTGAGCAAAGGTGGGCTATCCCACTTTTTTTATTTTATAAAGACATATGAAGGAGCACCGAAATGATAAAAATACCAGGTTTACATGAAGTAGTGAACCAGATACAAGCTGAAAGAGGTATATCTAAAGAGGATGTATTGCAGGCAATAAAAGATGCTTTGGTAATGGCTGCAAAAAGGTATCATGGTACTGAGGAAAACTTGAAGGCTGTTTTGGATGAAAAAGAAGGCGAAGGTCAGATTTTTGTTACAAAGACTGTTGTTAAAGTAGTGGAAGATCCAATGTTTGAGATTTCACTTAAGGAAGCCAAAGAATATGACCCTAAAGTAAAGAATGGTCAGGATATTGAGATACAGTTTAATCCTCCAGAGTTTGGAAGAATAGCAGCCCAGAAGGCTAAGCAAGTTATTATGCAAAGAATTATTGAGAGCGAAAAGAACTCAATTTTTGAAGAATATAAAGACAGAATTGGCAACTTAATCATTGGTGTTGTTCAGAGAAAAGAAGGCAAAAATTACCTTATTAATCTTGGAAGAACAGAAGCGATACTTGATCTTAGGAATCAAATTCCTGGTGAAGAATACAGGATAAAAGATAGAATTAAGTTATTTTTTGTAGAGATTATTAAGACAAACAGGGGTCCCGAGGTTATTGTTTCCAGATCTCATGAAGGTTTTGTGAAGAAAATGTTTGAGTTAGAAGTACCAGAGATTCAACAAGGTGTAATTGAGATTAAATCAATTGCTAGAAAAGCAGGCTATAGAACCAAGATTGCTGTTAAATCTAATGATGAACAAGTAGGTGCGGTTGGAACTTGTGTCGGTAGAATGGGTGCAAGGATTCAGACTATTTTAAAAGAAATTAATGGTGAAAAGGTAGACATTGTTGAATGGAGCGAAGATCCAGAAGTATTTATCGCAAACTCTTTAAAACCAGCTACTGTTGTAAAAGTAGAAATTGTGGATGAAGAGAATCGTAAGGCAAGAGCTTTGGTTGATGATGAACAATTATCTTTGGCAATTGGTAAAGGTGGTTTGAACGTCAGGCTTGCTTCTAAATTGGTTGGTTGGAGCATTGATGTTACTAAAAAAGGTGACCTTGAGTCTAATCTGCTCGAGAAGTTAATGGCTGAAAAAAATAATGCAAAAGAATTAACAGCAGACGCCAAAGAAGCCAAACCAGAGGTGGAAAAAGAAGAAGCTGAAGAATCTAAGAAGATAAAAGTTAATGAAGCTGCTCTTAGTTTGGGTATGGATGTTAATGATTTTCTAGTAAAGCTTGAAGAGTTGGGTCATAAAGTTAAAAGTTCTACTAGTAACATAGATGAAGAGATATTTGATAAGGTTAAAGAAAGTCTGTAACTTATTTGTAAAGAAAATATAATTTATAAATCCTCTCTTTTAGGCGATGCATTGAGCCTGTCGAAATGAGAGGGTGCTGGCAAGAAAGGTTAAGGAGTTATTATTTTGAGAGTACATGAGGTAGCAAAAGAATTAGAACTTACGAGCAAAGCGCTATTAGCTGTTTTGTTAAAAGTAGGAGTAGACGCAAAGAGTCATGCCTCTGTGTTAAGTGATGAGGACATTAAAAAGGTCATTAAATATCTGGAAGATTTAGAGCAACCTAAGGTGACTGACACAATCGAAGACGTAGTCATGCCAGTACAACCTGCACCTTTTGAGGATGAAAAAGAAAAAAAAGATTCAAAAAAAGAAGAAATTACTGAAGAGGTTGAAATCAAAGTTGTTGATATTAATGCCGAGAGTATTACAGTAAAAGATTTATGCGAGCTGATTAATGTTCCGTTAAAACAGGTTATGACGCTTATTTTACAAAAAGGTATGATGCTGAACTTAAATCAGAGTATTGATCTAGCGTTAGCGTCTGAGATAGCACAAGAATATAATATAGTGCTTGAACAAAAAAGTTCGGATGTTTCTCAGAAAAAACAACAAAGAAGAGAAGAAATATTTCTTTCTGAAATTGGAGAGGATGAAAGGTTCCTTAAAGATAGACCTCCAGTAGTAACTGTTATGGGGCACGTGGACCATGGTAAGACAAAGTTGCTTGATGCAATTAGAAAAACAAATGTGGTGGATGGTGAATCAGGTGGAATAACCCAGCATATTGGAGCTTATCAAGTGGAGATAAGTGGTAAGAAAATAACATTTATTGATACTCCTGGTCACGAAGCTTTTACAGAAATTCGTGCTAGAGGTGCCAATGTTACGGATGTTGTTGTTCTAGTTGTTGCTGCTGATGATGGAGTTATGCCTCAAACAAAAGAAGCAATACATCATGCACAATCTGCAAAGGTACCAATTATTGTTGCTATTAATAAAATAGATAAGCCTGATGCCAATCCTGATAGAGTTAAACAACAATTAGCCGACTATGACCTTGTTCCTGAAGAATGGGGTGGAAAAACAATTTTCGTTAATATTTCTGCAAAAGAAAGAATAGGAATAGAAGAGTTTTTAGAAATGGTTTTATTGGTTGCTGAGACTGAAGAATTAAAAGCAAATCCAAATAAAAAAGCAACAGGAATTATCCTGGAAGCTAATTTGTCAAAGAATACAGGCCCAGTTGCTACTGTGTTGGTGAAGAGTGGAACCCTAAGAGTTGGTAATCCTTTTGTAATTGGACCAGTTCATGGAAAAATAAGGGCACTGATTGATGATGCTGGCAATAAAATCAAAGAAGCAGGACCATCGACTCCTGTAATGATTCTTGGTTTGTCTGATGTCCCTGGTGTTGGAGATGTTATGCAGGTAGTTACTTCTGATAAGGAAGCAAAGAAGATAGCTACGAGCCGTGCTGATGAGCTTATTGATCTTAAGCGTCAACAGAAAAAGACGGTTAGCTTGGATGAGTTTTCTAGAAAAATTAATGCTGGTGAAATGACCACCTTAAACTTAATTATCAAAGCAGACGCTCAGGGCTCGCTAGAAGCGATTCTTGGTTCAATTAACAAAATCGATGTTGTAGATGCTAATATTCATGTGGTTCACAGTGGGATAGGCTTAATTACTGATTCTGATGTTATGTTAGCAAATGCCTCTAATGGTATTTTAATAGGGTTTCATGTTGGGATACCAGTTGAAATCAAGAACAAGGCAGAGGATGAAGGCGTAGTTGTTAAGCTTTATAGTATTATTTATAAAATGTTGGAAGATATTGAATCAACTGCAAAAGGCATGATTAAACCAGTATTCCAAAAAGAACTTACAGGTACTGCAGAAGTTAGGCAACTTTTCAAATTCTCTAAGGTTGGAGCGATTGCCGGTTGTTTTATTACTGAAGGCAAAGTTGTTAGAGGTAATGATATTGAAATTTATCGTGGCAATACAATGATCTATGATGGAAGCTTGGATTCATTGAAAAGATTTAAGGATGACGTTAAAGAAGTTTCTAGTGGCTTTGAGTGTGGTATAGTTATTGATGGGTTTGACAACTATATTGAGGGCGACTTAATAAAAGTATTTACTCTTAAAGAGGTAAAACCTAAATAATATTATGGTTGAACGACATATTCGTGTTGCAGAAGATATCAAAAGAATAGTTTCTGAAGTCATTAGTAAAGAGATTAAAGATAGCGTTAAGTTGTTCAGTATTCCTCATGTTGATCTCACTAAAGATATTTCTTATGCCAAAATATATTTAAGTTTTTTTTCCAAGAACCCTGCAAAAGATTTTGAAAAAATAAACCATGCGAAAGGTTTTATTCGTAGTAGATTATCTAAACAGTTGAAGTTAAGAAAAGTTCCAGAATTGACTTTTTTGATGGATGAGTCTATAAAAAATGGTGCTGATTTAATCGAAAAGATAAATGCACTAGGTGTGCCCAAGGAGACTACAGAGGAAATTCTATGATGATTGAAAAGCAAGAAATTGTTGAGTTAGAAGAGCTTATCTCTAATTCTAATAAAATTATGCTTTTAACTCATGATTTCCCTGATGGTGATGCTGTTGGCTCATTGTATTCATTCTGTGGTTATTTAGAGTCGAAGGACAAAGATTATCGCTTTTGTTTTAATAATTTAGATGAAGAGTTATGGAATAACTTATTCCCTGGTTTTGCTGATAATAGAGTAAGTGCAGAGGATATTGCTTCTTATGGTGCTGATTTGCTCGTTGTTTTGGATTGTAGTAATCCGGATAGGCTTGGACCATTAACGAGCGCACTAGCTGGATTTGAAAAGATAATAAACATTGATCATCATGGTGATAATAATTTTTTTGGTAGTTTAAATATTATAAAAGAAGCTGCAGCTACAGGCGAAGTTCTTTATAAAATATATGAAAAGGTAGAGTGGCGAATGGATGTTATTACAGCCAAAGCTACACTGACTGCGATTTTAGCTGACACTGGAAGATTCCAATTTGTGAACACTCATCCTGAATTATTTCTGATTATCTCCAAGATACTAGCTATCTGTGAGATGGAAGAATATTTTAAAATTGTTCAAGGGCTATATGAGGAAGTAACTTTAAACAAGTTACAGTTGCTGGGTAAGGCTATTAATAATGTTGAGTTTTTTGGAAACAGTGTGGCTTTTTCCTATATTGAGGATAACGCTACTTTAACTGAAGGACTAATAGACCAGATACGTGCTATCAAAGGCGTTAAAGTGGCGGTGCTTGTAAGAAGAGTAGAGGAAATGATCAAAATAAGTTTTCGTTCCAAAGATGCCTCTGTTAGTGTCAGAGAGCTTGCGGGTAAGTTTGGTGGAGGTGGTCATCCTGGTGCTGCTGGTGCGACATTACCTTTAACGGAAATTACAAAGCAAATTGCAGAAATAAGAAAGACAGTTAAAGAGTACGCAGAGAGTTTTTAATGCAGAGTAAACCCAATATTCCACATGGATTTTATAACATTAATAAACCACAAGATTGGACATCTTTTGATGTTGTTAATAAATTTAAGCATTTAGCTAATGAGAAAAAAGTTGGACATGCAGGAACTTTAGACCCTTTAGCCACTGGAGTTTTAGTTGTGGCGGTAGGTAAAAGCTTTACTAAGAAGTTAACAGAGCTTTCAGGTGTTGATAAAGAATATGAATTTGAAGTAACTTTTGGTATAGAGACAGAAAGCCATGATTTAGCTGGTGAGGTTGTCAGAAAAGTCCCACCAGTAGGTATTACAAAAGAAAAAATAGAAAAAGCAATGCCACAGTTTATTGGGGAAATAGACCAGTTCCCTCCCAAATACTCTGCAATTAAAAAAGATGGTAAGAAATTGTACGAGTATGCAAGAGCAGGTATCGAGGTTGAAATTGAGTCTAGGGCAGTTACTGTTTATGAATTCGAATTACTAAGTTTTACCGAAGAAGAATATCCCAAAGCTTGTTTCAGAGCAAAAGTATCCAAGGGTACTTATGTTAGGTCAATAGCTTATGATTTGGGTGTTGTTTTGGGTACTGTTGGGGTATGTAGTGGGTTAGTGAGA from Candidatus Margulisiibacteriota bacterium carries:
- the nusA gene encoding transcription termination factor NusA — its product is MIKIPGLHEVVNQIQAERGISKEDVLQAIKDALVMAAKRYHGTEENLKAVLDEKEGEGQIFVTKTVVKVVEDPMFEISLKEAKEYDPKVKNGQDIEIQFNPPEFGRIAAQKAKQVIMQRIIESEKNSIFEEYKDRIGNLIIGVVQRKEGKNYLINLGRTEAILDLRNQIPGEEYRIKDRIKLFFVEIIKTNRGPEVIVSRSHEGFVKKMFELEVPEIQQGVIEIKSIARKAGYRTKIAVKSNDEQVGAVGTCVGRMGARIQTILKEINGEKVDIVEWSEDPEVFIANSLKPATVVKVEIVDEENRKARALVDDEQLSLAIGKGGLNVRLASKLVGWSIDVTKKGDLESNLLEKLMAEKNNAKELTADAKEAKPEVEKEEAEESKKIKVNEAALSLGMDVNDFLVKLEELGHKVKSSTSNIDEEIFDKVKESL
- the infB gene encoding translation initiation factor IF-2 is translated as MRVHEVAKELELTSKALLAVLLKVGVDAKSHASVLSDEDIKKVIKYLEDLEQPKVTDTIEDVVMPVQPAPFEDEKEKKDSKKEEITEEVEIKVVDINAESITVKDLCELINVPLKQVMTLILQKGMMLNLNQSIDLALASEIAQEYNIVLEQKSSDVSQKKQQRREEIFLSEIGEDERFLKDRPPVVTVMGHVDHGKTKLLDAIRKTNVVDGESGGITQHIGAYQVEISGKKITFIDTPGHEAFTEIRARGANVTDVVVLVVAADDGVMPQTKEAIHHAQSAKVPIIVAINKIDKPDANPDRVKQQLADYDLVPEEWGGKTIFVNISAKERIGIEEFLEMVLLVAETEELKANPNKKATGIILEANLSKNTGPVATVLVKSGTLRVGNPFVIGPVHGKIRALIDDAGNKIKEAGPSTPVMILGLSDVPGVGDVMQVVTSDKEAKKIATSRADELIDLKRQQKKTVSLDEFSRKINAGEMTTLNLIIKADAQGSLEAILGSINKIDVVDANIHVVHSGIGLITDSDVMLANASNGILIGFHVGIPVEIKNKAEDEGVVVKLYSIIYKMLEDIESTAKGMIKPVFQKELTGTAEVRQLFKFSKVGAIAGCFITEGKVVRGNDIEIYRGNTMIYDGSLDSLKRFKDDVKEVSSGFECGIVIDGFDNYIEGDLIKVFTLKEVKPK
- the rbfA gene encoding 30S ribosome-binding factor RbfA, with the protein product MVERHIRVAEDIKRIVSEVISKEIKDSVKLFSIPHVDLTKDISYAKIYLSFFSKNPAKDFEKINHAKGFIRSRLSKQLKLRKVPELTFLMDESIKNGADLIEKINALGVPKETTEEIL
- a CDS encoding DHHA1 domain-containing protein, with translation MMIEKQEIVELEELISNSNKIMLLTHDFPDGDAVGSLYSFCGYLESKDKDYRFCFNNLDEELWNNLFPGFADNRVSAEDIASYGADLLVVLDCSNPDRLGPLTSALAGFEKIINIDHHGDNNFFGSLNIIKEAAATGEVLYKIYEKVEWRMDVITAKATLTAILADTGRFQFVNTHPELFLIISKILAICEMEEYFKIVQGLYEEVTLNKLQLLGKAINNVEFFGNSVAFSYIEDNATLTEGLIDQIRAIKGVKVAVLVRRVEEMIKISFRSKDASVSVRELAGKFGGGGHPGAAGATLPLTEITKQIAEIRKTVKEYAESF
- the truB gene encoding tRNA pseudouridine(55) synthase TruB — translated: MQSKPNIPHGFYNINKPQDWTSFDVVNKFKHLANEKKVGHAGTLDPLATGVLVVAVGKSFTKKLTELSGVDKEYEFEVTFGIETESHDLAGEVVRKVPPVGITKEKIEKAMPQFIGEIDQFPPKYSAIKKDGKKLYEYARAGIEVEIESRAVTVYEFELLSFTEEEYPKACFRAKVSKGTYVRSIAYDLGVVLGTVGVCSGLVRTAVGDFLLKDSKELSSFYEVKA